Proteins encoded by one window of Lathyrus oleraceus cultivar Zhongwan6 chromosome 1, CAAS_Psat_ZW6_1.0, whole genome shotgun sequence:
- the LOC127106220 gene encoding secreted RxLR effector protein 161-like, with protein sequence MEEELNKFERNQVWELVPRPSGKHIIGAIWVFKNNLDENGIIVRNMDNCKEMGTPMGSRTYVDQDESGVSIHIIKYQGMIASLLYLTASRPDIMFSVCLCAWSQANLKYLTGTTNIGLWYPKGSICELLGYTDSNYAGYKIDLKSTSRTCHILGNALVSWSFKKQACVALSTAEAEYIVAGSCCTQILWLKQRLSDYGLNLGCILLK encoded by the coding sequence ATGGAAGAAGAGTTAAACAAATTtgaaaggaatcaagtttgggaacttgttcctaGGCCAAGTGGTAAACATATCATAGGTGCCAtatgggtgtttaagaacaatcttgatgagaatggtataatTGTTCGAAACATGGATAATTGCAAAGAAATGGGTACTCCAATGGGATCCAgaacttatgttgatcaagatgaatccggTGTTTCAATTCATATCATAAAGTATCAAGGTATGATTGCTTCATtattatatttgacggcaagTCGTCCTGATATAATGTTTAGTGTTTGTCTTTGTGCATGGTCTCAAGCCAATCTAAAGTATCTCACAGGAACAACCAACATCGgcttatggtatcctaaaggtagtatATGTGAATTGCTTGGTTATACTGACTCTAATTATGCAGGTTATAAAATAGATCTAAAAAGCACAAGCAGGACATGTCATATTCTAGGAAACGCTCTCGTATCTTGGTCCTTCAAAAAGCAAGCATGTGTGGCTCTTAGTACAGCTGAAGCAGAATATATTGTTGCAGGAAGTTGTTGCACTCAAATACTTTGGCTAAAACAACGACTTAGTGACTACGGCCTAAACCTTGGATGCATTTTGCTAAAGTGA